The following proteins are encoded in a genomic region of Arachis ipaensis cultivar K30076 chromosome B02, Araip1.1, whole genome shotgun sequence:
- the LOC107627677 gene encoding uncharacterized protein LOC107627677, with protein MGMISQDHAKLDSDTITDAIIPLVEANPSIKVKSAIAEVQGRFNYTVSYRKAWLAKQKAVAKIFGDWEVSYQTLPVWLKAMTVKMPRSRVQIKTLTVYHESEEVQGVRVLHRVFWSFYSCIVAFRHCKPLVQVDGTHLYGKYKGAFLVAVAQDGNQNIVPIAFAIVEGETADVWEFFLTNLRRYVVIIDGVGIISDRHTSIDAAIARSNGAWSPPRA; from the coding sequence ATGGGCATgatttcacaagatcatgccaagttggactcAGACACAATTACAGATGCCATTATTCCATTGGTCGAAGCAAACCCCTCGATAAAGGTGAAGTCTGCTATTGCAGAAGTTCAAGGCAGGTTCAACTATACTGTGAGTTACcgcaaggcttggttggcaaagcagaaagctgtCGCAAAAATTTTTGGTGATTGGGAAGTTTCTTACCAGACTTTGCCAGTATGGTTGAAAGCAATGACAGTGAAGATGCCAAGGTCTCGTGTTCAAATTAAAACGCTCACCGTTTACCATGAGAGTGAGGAGGTTCAAGGTGTAAGAGTTCTGCACCGCGTTTTTTGGAGCTTCTATTCGTGTATTGTAGCATTCAGACACTGCAAGCCACTGGTGCAGGTTGATGGCACGCACCTGTACGGAAAATATAAAGGAGCATTTCTGGTAGCGGTTGCACAAGATGGGAATCAAAACATTGTGCCTATTGCATTTGCGATTGTTGAGGGCGAGACAGCAGACGTGTGGGAGTTTTTCCTAACCAATTTGCGGAGATATGTTGTTATCATTGATGGTGTGGGTATTATTTCTGACCGCCATACCTCCATCGACGCTGCAATAGCTCGCAGTAACGGTGCATGGTCACCACCAAGGGCGTGA